The Solanum pennellii chromosome 11, SPENNV200 genome contains a region encoding:
- the LOC107004620 gene encoding uncharacterized protein LOC107004620, translating into MRGVGGPLLCIGDLLSDVGESDAGGDQLPSHPINTPLPDFNSSLQPSDLIKLFQEKYEQLNKALAGTDHSWTHLTLELCTALETANKLVHSTNSNVGMLKDKVEELWEVINRRDATIEAAKAFEGSPKQPESS; encoded by the exons TTGTTATGCATCGGCGATCTGCTGAGTGACGTTGGAGAAAGCGATGCCGGCGGTGATCAACTTCCGTCGCACCCAATCAATACACCTCTTCCGGACTTCAACTCCAGCCTCCAACCCTCCGATCTAATCAAGCTCTTTCAG GAAAAGTATGAGCAGCTGAACAAGGCACTTGCTGGCACAGATCATTCATGGACGCATCTCACACTGGAG CTATGCACTGCACTGGAGACTGCAAACAAGTTGGTTCACTCGACCAATTCTAATGTTGGCATGTTGAAAGATAAGGTTGAGGAGCTTTGGGAAGTCATTAATAGAAGAGACGCAACTATTGAAGCGGCAAAAGCCTTTGAAGGCTCTCCAAAACAACCTGAGAGCAGTTAG
- the LOC107003107 gene encoding radial spoke head 10 homolog B-like, protein MDGQKSQAKLTRTQSSLLRSSPTIRSSIHSFSSINEFGIDHEPDIEEQKPHKPGSTPVHRGSFFSPFRSGPARFVPVLVVSVVLMYTLFVFFSRDNIPMSESLLLALIFVAVLLFFVGKKRELIQQRYNVFRNLFDEYGKRFGFQRTHSKPVQWFIGETKLGKCENEKQVLREGVEFYSNGDMYEGEYHKGRCNGSGVYNYFVKGRYEGDWVDGKYDGYGIENWAKGSKYRGQYRQGLRHGYGVYKFYTGDTYAGEWCNGQSHGVGSQSCSDGSCYIGEFKCAVKHGLGCYHFRNGDRYAGEYFGDKIHGFGVYHFANGHCYEGSWHEGRKQGFGMYTFRNGDTRCGEWDYGNLKTPSPPLTDAVLRAVQAARKAAENAIKLRRVDEQVKNAVTAANRAATAARVAAIKAVQNQMNENFCDTTS, encoded by the exons ATGGACGGTCAGAAAAGCCAGGCGAAGTTAACGAGGACACAGTCTTCACTTCTCCGGTCTTCTCCAACTATCCGGTCGTCAATTCATAGCTTTTCGTCGATTAACGAATTTGGTATTGACCATGAACCGGATATTGAAGAGCAAAAGCCGCATAAACCCGGTTCGACTCCGGTTCATCGTGGTTCGTTTTTCTCGCCGTTCCGATCTGGTCCGGCGAGGTTTGTTCCGGTTCTGGTAGTGTCTGTTGTTTTAATGTACACCCTTTTCGTTTTCTTTAGCAGGGATAATATACCGATGTCAGAGAGTCTACTGTTAGCTCTGATTTTCGTAGCGGTTTTGTTGTTCTTCGTTGGGAAGAAGAGGGAGTTAATTCAACAAAGGTATAATGTGTTTAGGAACTTGTTTGATGAGTATGGGAAACGGTTTGGGTTTCAGAGAACCCATTCAAAACCGGTTCAATGGTTCATTGGGGAAACAAAATTGGGAAAATGTGAAAATGAGAAGCAGGTTTTGAGGGAAGGAGTTGAGTTTTACAGTAATGGTGATATGTATGAAGGTGAGTATCATAAAGGGAGGTGTAATGGTAGTGGAGTTTACAACTATTTTGTTAAAGGAAGATATGAAGGTGATTGGGTTGATGGTAAGTATGATGGATATGGGATAGAGAATTGGGCTAAAGGTAGCAAATATAGAGGACAATATAGGCAAGGATTGAGACATGGCTATGGTGTTTACAAGTTCTATACAGGAGATACTTATGCTGGTGAATGGTGTAATGGACAAAGCCATGGTGTTGGATCACAATCTTGCTCTGATGGTAGCTGTTACATTGGTGAATTCAAATGCGCAGTCAAACATGGCCTCGGATGTTACCATTTCAG GAACGGGGATCGTTATGCAGGTGAATATTTCGGAGACAAGATTCATGGTTTTGGTGTGTATCATTTTGCGAACGGGCATTGCTATGAAGGGTCATGGCATGAAGGTCGAAAGCAAGGTTTCGGAATGTATACATTTAGAAATGGTGACACTAGATGTGGGGAATGGGACTATGGCAATTTGAAAACTCCATCTCCTCCACTAACTGATGCTGTCCTTCGAGCTGTTCAG GCTGCTAGAAAAGCAGCAGAAAACGCAATTAAACTACGGAGAGTAGATGAACAAGTGAAAAATGCAGTCACCGCTGCGAACAGAGCTGCCACTGCTGCTAGAGTTGCTGCTATCAAAGCAGTACAAAACcaaatgaatgaaaatttttgtgACACTACTAGCTAA